A region from the uncultured Holophaga sp. genome encodes:
- a CDS encoding DUF6781 family protein encodes MEDPRPRQDVDDLEGRIREALERGEDIRELVRQLTLKRMSELTQDLGSLRAIASAVIRGAKAGVRKDLERSQDQTGLAVQRLKEAVAGLDAALSQFALASRLALEEAASRARQLPKADLDRIRQDLESLDPLFFEALEEAGEPDSLGRILRDLAGHLRTQGTSVGAQAQESLTALGIQVERAGRSQAQVGAQLAQGGLGLIRQLTAGALTGLADRIQPRR; translated from the coding sequence ATGGAAGACCCCAGGCCCCGGCAGGATGTCGATGATCTGGAAGGCAGGATCCGCGAGGCCCTCGAGCGGGGCGAGGACATCCGCGAGCTCGTCCGACAGCTCACCCTGAAGCGGATGAGCGAGCTCACCCAGGACCTCGGTTCCCTCCGGGCCATCGCCAGCGCGGTGATCCGTGGCGCGAAGGCCGGAGTGCGGAAGGATCTCGAGCGCTCCCAGGACCAGACCGGACTCGCCGTCCAACGGCTGAAGGAGGCTGTGGCCGGTCTTGACGCCGCCCTCTCCCAGTTCGCCCTGGCCTCCAGGCTGGCCCTTGAGGAGGCCGCCAGCCGTGCCCGCCAGCTCCCCAAGGCTGACCTGGACAGGATCCGCCAGGACCTGGAAAGCCTGGATCCCCTCTTCTTCGAGGCCCTGGAGGAGGCGGGCGAGCCCGACAGCCTGGGACGCATCCTGAGGGATCTCGCCGGGCATCTCCGGACCCAGGGCACTTCGGTTGGGGCACAGGCCCAGGAAAGTCTGACTGCCCTCGGAATCCAGGTGGAACGTGCAGGCAGATCCCAGGCCCAGGTGGGGGCCCAGCTCGCCCAGGGGGGTCTGGGCCTGATCCGGCAGCTCACCGCCGGTGCCCTGACGGGCCTGGCGGATCGGATCCAGCCCAGGCGTTGA
- a CDS encoding AarF/UbiB family protein — protein MLLQAMASMRDLGRLHEIASVLIRYGFGDLVRRLGLATPLEKAGRVLHWHGAEELLHLPPASRARRILEELGPTFIKLGQILATRVDLLDPDWTEEFSKLLDSAPPVPQEAVLALLTEALGAPPGTCFAAFDPEPMAAGSIAQVHRARLKDGSAVVVKVRRPGIRTIIEADLRWLAKLAELAEAERTELACFHPTELVRQLTLSLRRELDFANECRNAERVAASFAGYNDPQEPQNPAEPVILVPKIHWDWVRDGVCVQELVQGIPGRDLAAVGQAGLDRGLLARRGARAILKMIVEDGFFHADPHPGNIFYLTRNRIEFIDFGMMGRLTAERRDQLTRFLLGLVQDDPALVAEVLTDWTGGGPVDETALLLEIQSFVDQYHGVPLKQLNLGAMLSDLANLMRQQGLTLPSDLALLIKAFISLEGMGRELDPDFDMVSQALPLLEQAMRRRYHPQAMAQRSWRTLHELLSLLTGLPGDLSRLLRAARRGRLEIHIDVTHLKRVGNQLDRAANRITIGIVVAALIIGSSIVMTVPGGPTLFGLPIFGLVGFLIATIGGIWLLVSIWRTRKEE, from the coding sequence ATGCTGCTCCAGGCCATGGCCTCCATGAGGGATCTCGGGCGACTGCACGAGATCGCTTCAGTCCTCATCCGCTATGGGTTTGGTGATCTGGTGCGCCGTCTTGGGCTGGCCACCCCTTTGGAGAAGGCCGGAAGGGTGCTCCACTGGCACGGCGCCGAGGAGCTGCTCCACCTCCCACCCGCCTCCCGGGCCAGACGGATCCTGGAGGAGCTGGGACCGACCTTCATCAAGCTGGGCCAGATCCTGGCCACCCGAGTCGACCTCCTGGACCCGGACTGGACGGAGGAATTCAGCAAGCTCTTGGATAGCGCCCCCCCCGTTCCGCAGGAGGCCGTCCTTGCCCTCCTGACGGAGGCCCTGGGCGCCCCACCGGGAACCTGCTTTGCGGCCTTCGACCCGGAGCCCATGGCTGCCGGCTCCATCGCCCAGGTCCACCGGGCCCGCCTCAAGGATGGCAGCGCCGTTGTGGTCAAGGTTCGCCGTCCCGGCATCCGCACCATCATCGAAGCGGATCTCCGCTGGCTGGCCAAGCTTGCAGAGCTGGCCGAGGCGGAGCGCACGGAGCTGGCCTGCTTTCACCCTACGGAACTGGTGCGCCAGCTGACCCTCTCACTCCGGCGGGAGCTGGACTTCGCCAACGAGTGCCGCAACGCCGAGCGTGTCGCCGCAAGCTTTGCGGGCTACAACGACCCCCAGGAGCCCCAGAATCCAGCCGAACCGGTCATCCTCGTCCCCAAGATCCACTGGGACTGGGTGCGGGATGGGGTCTGCGTCCAGGAGCTGGTCCAGGGCATCCCGGGACGGGATCTGGCCGCGGTAGGCCAAGCCGGCCTGGACCGGGGACTCCTCGCCCGCCGCGGAGCCCGGGCGATCCTGAAGATGATCGTGGAAGACGGCTTCTTCCACGCCGATCCCCACCCCGGGAACATCTTCTACCTCACGCGTAACCGCATCGAGTTCATCGACTTCGGCATGATGGGACGCCTCACGGCAGAGCGGCGGGACCAGCTGACCCGCTTCCTCCTCGGGCTGGTCCAAGACGACCCCGCCTTGGTGGCCGAAGTCCTGACGGACTGGACCGGCGGCGGCCCCGTGGATGAGACCGCCCTCCTCCTGGAGATCCAGAGCTTCGTGGACCAGTACCATGGGGTGCCCCTGAAGCAGCTCAACCTGGGGGCCATGCTCTCCGATCTGGCCAATCTCATGCGCCAGCAGGGCTTGACCTTGCCCTCCGACCTGGCCCTGCTCATCAAGGCCTTCATTTCCCTGGAAGGCATGGGGCGCGAGCTGGACCCGGACTTCGACATGGTCAGCCAGGCCCTGCCCCTCCTGGAGCAGGCCATGCGGCGCCGCTACCACCCCCAGGCCATGGCGCAGCGGAGCTGGAGGACCCTCCATGAGCTCCTCAGCCTGCTGACCGGGCTTCCCGGCGACCTCTCACGTCTGCTCCGGGCGGCCCGGAGGGGCAGGCTGGAGATCCACATCGATGTGACCCACCTCAAGCGGGTGGGCAACCAGCTCGACCGCGCCGCCAACCGGATAACCATCGGCATCGTGGTGGCCGCCCTCATCATCGGCTCCTCCATCGTGATGACGGTCCCGGGGGGCCCCACCCTCTTCGGCCTCCCGATCTTCGGCCTTGTGGGCTTCCTCATCGCCACCATCGGTGGTATCTGGCTGCTGGTGTCCATATGGAGGACCAGGAAGGAGGAGTGA